Proteins found in one Aneurinibacillus uraniidurans genomic segment:
- a CDS encoding ABC transporter substrate-binding protein, giving the protein MQKSRIGKALFVCLCAMLLLAGCGSQTGPAKQEGASDKPKEKLTIMLDWYPNAVHSFLYTAMKKGYFAEEGIDLDIQMPAETNDPLRMAAANKIDLAFTYQPAVAIARSEGVPVKSIASVVRHPLNVVLVPKDSPIHSPKDFAGKKIGYPSMPLDEVNIQTMMEKDGADFKQAKMTDIGFDIVSALATNRVDAVIGGYKNHEQLLLDKKGFPVRAINLSDYGVPDSSELVIAASDKTIADKKDLLARFWKAASKGQDYVLNHKQEGLGYLLANEKKEFPLEKDVEEKSLDILLPLMNEQGQPFGAQSADQWTKVVDWLKKNKQVKPDVKPEDCFTALP; this is encoded by the coding sequence ATGCAGAAAAGTCGGATAGGTAAGGCATTATTTGTATGTTTATGTGCGATGCTGCTGCTTGCCGGATGCGGCAGTCAGACAGGGCCAGCTAAACAGGAGGGAGCTTCGGACAAGCCGAAGGAAAAACTAACGATTATGCTGGATTGGTACCCGAATGCGGTACATTCGTTCTTGTATACGGCGATGAAAAAAGGATATTTTGCGGAAGAGGGCATTGATCTTGATATTCAGATGCCAGCCGAAACGAATGACCCGCTCCGTATGGCAGCAGCGAACAAAATTGATCTGGCGTTTACGTATCAGCCAGCTGTAGCCATTGCACGTAGCGAAGGGGTACCGGTAAAATCGATTGCGTCTGTTGTTCGCCATCCGTTAAATGTTGTACTGGTGCCGAAGGACAGTCCGATTCATTCGCCAAAAGATTTTGCGGGCAAAAAAATTGGCTATCCGTCCATGCCGCTTGATGAAGTGAATATCCAGACGATGATGGAAAAAGACGGAGCTGATTTTAAACAGGCGAAAATGACAGATATCGGGTTTGATATTGTTTCTGCACTGGCTACAAACCGGGTAGACGCGGTAATTGGTGGCTATAAAAATCATGAGCAACTTTTGCTTGATAAAAAAGGCTTCCCGGTTCGCGCAATTAATCTATCCGACTATGGCGTGCCGGATTCATCTGAGCTTGTTATTGCGGCAAGCGATAAAACGATCGCAGACAAAAAAGATTTACTTGCTCGTTTCTGGAAAGCAGCATCTAAAGGACAGGACTACGTGTTGAATCATAAGCAGGAGGGGCTTGGCTATCTGCTTGCAAACGAAAAGAAAGAATTCCCGCTTGAAAAAGATGTGGAAGAAAAAAGCCTGGATATTCTTCTGCCGCTTATGAATGAGCAAGGACAGCCATTTGGCGCTCAATCTGCAGATCAATGGACGAAAGTAGTAGACTGGCTGAAGAAAAACAAACAGGTTAAGCCGGATGTAAAGCCGGAAGATTGTTTTACTGCCCTGCCGTAG
- a CDS encoding ABC transporter permease has translation MRRQLHTYWPAAVFFVVLLAAWEIGVKMGGVPSFILPAPSEIMAGLISYSDELFGVHLLATFEEMMIGLLLSILLAVVLSVLMFFSPLFEKMFYPVLIVSQTVPLIAIAPVFALWFGYSLSSKVAVVVLISFFPLVVSLYDGLKSGDSEVVDLLRTFGANRAQIFWKAQVPMALPSFFSGLKVAAVFSVTGATIGEWLGAEQGLGYFGRRMSSSLRADGVFASVLVLALLGVLMFIVAYALEKRIVKHK, from the coding sequence ATGAGAAGGCAGTTACATACATACTGGCCAGCCGCTGTTTTTTTCGTAGTGCTGCTAGCTGCCTGGGAGATCGGTGTCAAAATGGGCGGCGTTCCGTCTTTCATCCTTCCGGCACCGAGCGAGATTATGGCAGGGCTGATCAGCTACAGCGATGAACTGTTCGGTGTTCACCTGTTGGCTACATTTGAAGAGATGATGATAGGGCTCTTGCTATCCATTCTGCTAGCCGTTGTCCTGTCCGTGCTGATGTTTTTCTCGCCGTTGTTTGAGAAGATGTTTTATCCCGTATTGATCGTGTCCCAGACGGTTCCACTCATTGCGATCGCTCCGGTGTTTGCCCTCTGGTTTGGCTACTCGCTGTCTTCAAAGGTTGCGGTGGTCGTACTTATTTCGTTTTTTCCGCTTGTCGTCAGCTTGTATGACGGATTGAAGTCAGGAGATTCAGAAGTGGTGGATTTGCTGCGGACGTTTGGAGCAAACCGAGCGCAGATTTTCTGGAAAGCTCAAGTACCGATGGCACTGCCGTCGTTTTTCTCCGGATTGAAGGTTGCAGCCGTGTTCAGTGTAACGGGCGCTACAATTGGAGAATGGCTTGGAGCGGAACAGGGGCTTGGTTATTTCGGACGGCGCATGTCTTCTTCGCTGCGAGCAGATGGCGTATTTGCGTCTGTGCTTGTACTAGCACTGCTCGGCGTGCTCATGTTTATTGTTGCGTATGCATTGGAGAAGAGAATCGTAAAACATAAATAA